The Gossypium arboreum isolate Shixiya-1 chromosome 4, ASM2569848v2, whole genome shotgun sequence DNA segment CACAGTTGCATTCCCATATCTGCATCACAAATCAAAGCAAAAACAAACACAGAATCGATAACTAAATTCAGTAAGTAAGAAATTAGCCATGCTACgcaataaaacaaacaaaaaccAACCTGTCCTCCTCGGGAACATCTGAATGCGTGAGATTGATTACAGTAACCCCAGGCTCAGGCTCATTGAAAACAAGTCTTACCTGCAACAATAACAACCACCCAGTAAAGATAAGCCATCATCCGACCACACTGCATTCCCAAAAACCTGGAGAACAGGCAAAAGCGGAATCCATTAAACTTACTGTAGAATCAATCCCGTCGGACCAACTCCCAAATCTCCATCTCTGAGCAATCAATTTCCCTTCTTCCAACTCCAAGTTAATTCCAGTAACCGATCCATCGAAAATACTAAATTGGCCACCGACTTCTTTACTTATCCTAGCATTACTCTGACTAAACCCTTTCCATCTATTCTCATCCATCAAAATCTCGTACATATCCTTAGCTCTACAATTAAATTTCTCCGACATTGTAATCGTCTTAAACCCTTTCTTCCCTTCCTTCTTCACTTCTTTTTTGGCTTCCTTCTCCACCCCAACTTTCTCCTTAGACATCGCAGCTGAGTTACTATTACTAGTAGTAGTAGTTGTATTTTTCGGAGCCGATTTCTTGGCTTCCAATTCATCTTTAACGGGACCACCTTTCGCCATAGCTTTTACAAAATCACTCACTTTCTCCAAAACCAAAGGCTTCCCATTGGCCAGCATCGCTTCCTTCAAGGCTTTACCAATGGGTCCTTCGTCTTTAGTCGTCACCTTAACTTCCGGATCCTCGCCAGCATTCTCATCCGAAATGTACGGAATCTCGAGATTACCTTCAGCTTTCAACAGCGTCTTCCCTTCCCCATCTTTGGCTTCGCCTTCCCAGGATAAACTCAAACTGATTTCATATCCGGGAATGATTTTACCCTTGCGAACATTAACATAGGCTTCGCCATCGACCTTTTCGACCTTCTTGGTCTTGATGCTGAGAATACCTTGGCAATCAAGGATGGTGAGATCGGAAAGCGATTTGGTGAAGAACGTTTTAGACCAAGGGAGGCAATCGGTTTCAGCCCAGTGCCAGTTGTGGACATTAGCACCGTCAGGTCTTTCCTCCACGATCCATCGCTTGCCGCCTTCGCCGTACTTGGCCATTGATGGAAAAATCAAGACGAGGGTGTCTTAGGGATTGAGAGAGATATGAGGATAATGGAAGAGAAAGCTTAAAAGAAGCAATTGGGTGGGAGGGGCTGCTCTGGAGGGTTCGGGCGGGAGGTGGAAGAATCCAGAAATATGGGATGGATATATAAAACTAATTATCTTTGGAAGGATCTAGAGACTTCACTACGAGGAACTTTGGGTTTTGTTGTCGATGTTGCACAGAGCTTGGTACAAACAGAAAG contains these protein-coding regions:
- the LOC108457615 gene encoding uncharacterized protein LOC108457615, whose product is MAKYGEGGKRWIVEERPDGANVHNWHWAETDCLPWSKTFFTKSLSDLTILDCQGILSIKTKKVEKVDGEAYVNVRKGKIIPGYEISLSLSWEGEAKDGEGKTLLKAEGNLEIPYISDENAGEDPEVKVTTKDEGPIGKALKEAMLANGKPLVLEKVSDFVKAMAKGGPVKDELEAKKSAPKNTTTTTSNSNSAAMSKEKVGVEKEAKKEVKKEGKKGFKTITMSEKFNCRAKDMYEILMDENRWKGFSQSNARISKEVGGQFSIFDGSVTGINLELEEGKLIAQRWRFGSWSDGIDSTVRLVFNEPEPGVTVINLTHSDVPEEDRYGNATVVENTERGWRDLIFNKIRAVFGFGI